From the genome of Papaver somniferum cultivar HN1 chromosome 2, ASM357369v1, whole genome shotgun sequence, one region includes:
- the LOC113353541 gene encoding mitochondrial dicarboxylate/tricarboxylate transporter DTC-like translates to MADHKNPPVGIWQNVKPFINGGASGMLATCVIQPIDMIKVRIQLGQGSGIHVARSMLREEGLGAFYKGLSAGLLRQATYTTARLGSFKILTNKAIEANDGKPLPLYQKALCGLTAGAIGASVGSPADLALIRMQADYTLPQTQRRNYKNAFHALTRIVTDEGVLALWKGAGPTVVRAMALNMGMLASYDQSVELFRDTIGLSEASTVVGASAVSGFFAAACSLPFDYVKTQIQKMQPDAHGNYPYSGSLDCVVKTLKAGGPFKLYTGFPVYCIRIAPHVMMTWIFLNQIQKVQEKIGL, encoded by the exons ATGGCAGATCACAAAAACCCACCAGTAGGTATATGGCAAAACGTTAAACCATTCATTAATGGTGGAGCTTCCGGCATGTTAGCTACTTGTGTTATTCAACCCATCGATATGATCAAG GTTCGAATTCAGCTTGGACAAGGATCAGGGATACATGTGGCAAGAAGCATGTTGCGGGAAGAGGGGCTTGGAGCTTTTTACAAG GGTTTATCAGCAGGACTACTTCGCCAGGCTACATACACGACTGCACGACTTGGCTCTTTTAA GATTTTAACAAACAAAGCAATCGAAGCAAATGATGGGAAGCCACTTCCTCTCTATCAAAAAGCTCTTTGTGGTTTGACTGCTGGAGCTATTGGTGCCTCTGTTGGTAGTCCTGCGGATTTGGCACTTATCCGTATGCAAGCTGATTATACATTACCACAAACACAACGTCGGAACTATAAAAATGCATTCCATGCACTTACTCGTATCGTTACTGATGAAGGAGTTCTTGCACTATGGAAAGGAGCTGGTCCTACTGTTGTCAGAGCAATGGCTTTGAACATGGGCATGCTTGCTTCATATGATCAAAGTGTAGAACTATTCAGGGACACGATTGGTTTATCTGAAGCTAGCACTGTAGTTG GAGCAAGTGCTGTTTCTGGATTCTTTGCAGCTGCTTGTAGTCTTCCTTTCGATTATGTGAAGACCCAGATACAAAAAATGCAACCAGATGCACATGGAAACTATCCCTATAGTGGTTCTCTTGATTGTGTCGTAAAGACTTTAAAAGCTGGGGGTCCTTTCAAACTCTACACTGGATTTCCTGTTTATTGCATTCGAATAGCTCCTCATGTCATG ATGACATGGATCTTTTTGAACCAAATCCAGAAAGTGCAGGAGAAAATTGGGTTGTGA